A segment of the Hemicordylus capensis ecotype Gifberg chromosome 6, rHemCap1.1.pri, whole genome shotgun sequence genome:
GAATGACCTGAGATCTTAtcatgtggctaagttctgtttaacagccagtaaaatctgccaggagttcattaagaatcattgctAACTGATCTGTATGCTTGAGTATGTGCTTAACCACTGTACCATAAATATGTAGGTTTTTTGTTGGACTTCTGTATTTAAACTGTGCTGATCTGTtattgtaataaaggaattgattgattgattctaagTGACATAATAAAAAGGATGTAGAATATTGGAATGAGTATATGAACTCTTTCCAACCAATTGATAATTCACTAATCCGAAAACATTTGGTCTGAGATGAAACTTTCCCTTGATCAGAGgtgtatcaggcagaaattcatcaggggcatctatagaaagtgattggggaagcggcacctgttaaatgtctgcctggatgcacccTTCCCCAGCTcagtgtccagctgaaagaccaaggcaaagtatgggtgcatgAAGCTTCATTTTTTAAAGCCATCGTCATATATCTGACTGTACAAATTATTTACAGTGGAAATTTACAGCATACATGGTggggaagttaagatgggcaccttaacttgcaatttccattctttttggagtgcaagtgaaaatgtaaaacatcttaATTTTCATCTCAATCTGAAGGTTTTTGGTTTACTGAATCATCTCTTGGTTGGAAGTAGTCCATATACTACATTACAATAATCTACACTTTTACTACATCCTTTTTATTATTATCTTACTCAGAATTTAGAAAATGAGTGCAAATAtgaagcatcttaactctcatctcaaactgaaggtttttaaatgactgaatttccaggcatttaaaaaagggaaatctgattagacattatggtaaaccgccctgagccattttggaagggcagtatataaatcaaattaaataaataaataaataaaatggggaaGAACTTACCCTTGCTGGCTAAGTAGAGTCTTCCCATTTTTAGGCAGTACACATCTCATGCAAAACCttgtgttcaaaggcagtctgccaccaccTTATATGCCACCGCAAAGCCCTTGTCATCTCGCCTCTGCCTTGCATTCCCTGGTAAGTACAATTGCCACCTCATTGCTGCCATATGTTCCTTCACAAGCCAATTTCTCACCTTGCCCCCACTGCCTCACTTAGCTTGTAAGTACCTCTGTTactttgccaccagcttgtgcttcctcataagcattcaccCGCActtgaattctcttccacaacccATTGCCACCACCTTGCATTCCCTCACATGTTCATACACCACTCTACCACAGCCATGGAAATAGCACTGGAAGGGAGTCCACTTCCCAGTCGTCCCCCATGTGCTTACTGAATGTCACTGTGTGAATTTTCAGTCCCATGATCTGCCTCCTGAAGAAGAGGCCCTCCCAGCACCAGGAATGTAATGAACTGCCATGGTGATGGCCATGGTGGAAATACTACCAGGGGGAGGCTACAGATTCATAGGTATTGCACCACCCAATGAACAGCCCTAGTAGCCAACAATTGTTTTTGAGAATTTAAGGGTcatcttttaaaactgctgcATCTTAGCCTTTTACTGCCCATTACTTTTTCTCTGCCTCAGAAAAAGCCCTGCCCAACTTTGGTGGGCCAGTTAGCCGGCAGCGAAGAGCAATGACACATTGTTTGGCCAGGCTTGgagggctcctccaaggttgtcTGTTTTGCTGCAAGCAGCAGCCCGCTGGTGTTGGCTGGATGTGACCTGTGCCATTTGTCCATCCTGGGAAGGGCTCCTCTGCTTGGAGGAGCCCTTAATGCCCCAGCTGAACCACATGAGTTCCCACCTCCAGCCAGAAACGGCTACCTCCTTTGTCCAGCTGCCAGGTATTCTCTCCTTTGTTCAGCTGCCACACTCTCTGCTCACTTGGGCTGGGAGCAGAGGAGTCCTTCCCTGCCTGGCCATTTTCCATGCTTCCTCCTCACCTCCAGGTAATACTGATTAGCTGCTCCGTTCAGCCTCTGGTGTTGGCAGGACGTTAGAGTGAAGAGACATGCTCCAtttggccaggctgggaagaaTTTCTCTGGTCTGTGAATGTGGGGATGACTGTGGGGTGGGAGtggctgcaggggtgtgtggctgcaggggagatggctgcagtgtgtgtgtgtgggggggggaatagctgcagtgtgggtgggtgggtgggactggCTGCAGTATGTGTTTGCAAGGGGAATggttgcactgtgtgtgtgtgttcagtgtgTGTGCGTGAAGGTGGgaatggctggtgtgtgtgtttgaaaatgGCTTAAGTCAGTGAGGGGGTGAACGGCTGCAGTATGTGGGGGAAATCACTTCAGTGTGTGGGGATGAATGGCTGCAGTATGGGGGAGTGaaatggcgtgtgtgtgtgtgtgtgtgtgtgtgtgtgtgtgtgtgtgtagtacacGGGTTACACTTTAACTGTGAAAAATAACCTCATGCAGAATTTTCAGAATTCGTGCACGTTCAGCAAGAAAATATAGGTGATGTAGCTTAAACATCCTAAATGCTTTTCAGTtatagacattttttttaaatgcatacaTGCTCTCATAGAATGCTAACACCATGGAACACATTTTTAGAAATCAATGATGCAAATATAAATCTTCAATTAACAAGAGAGTTAAGATGTTTACaacaattttcactcatgctctaaattTTTGCTATATACTTACCTATAGAGATAAGGTAATTAATGAGTCTCTTACTGATTTGGTTGCTCTGGCTTTTGCAGCTTCTTCAGGAGTATTGGGGTGTGTGAATGAGGCtactttaaacaatggaggccttttaaacCAATAACAAGTTAAAATCAACTAAGGGCAAAGATCAGTGATTTTGCCCACTGAGGGTTAGGaagagttgggaggggcaagggctAGCAAGATCTGGAGAGTGGCTTCCTTGTTCTGAATGTAGCTATTTAATAAGGAGATCTGGCAGCACTCCTGCACTCAAGAGTTAAATGTTCCTTTCAGCCCACTTTTACTTTTACGAGCTTATGATTTCTCCTTCTACTCAGGTATCAGCAGGATGGCAGGTGTCTATACAAGAGCACTCAAGGTGATGGTGAGGCAGACACAAGGAAGTACAAGAcaaggcacagtggccaataggcttATGAAGGAATGtgagccagcagcaaggtggtaaATTGATCTGCGAGGCAGTGCAAGGGGTCTTCTAAGAACACATAAGGCAGTGGAGGAAAATTTAGTGATATCCTTGGAAGAATATGTGAATGTTCATTAACACTTTAAAAAGACACTCGAAACAGCATGATTACCCAAGTGCTGTCATCGATATATTTAGTTCTTTCATGGGATGTATTATACTGTTCTTAAGTTTTTATCTTGGTGGTTAGATACACCTTATATCCTATTCATCTATTTGCCTTATATGAGTTACTCATATCGCCATGTATAGATGATTATTCTATTTTCAACATAACCTACATTTATAGAATTATTTGGGCTATTTTTTCTGTTACCCTACTGGATCTGTTAGTTTGCTTCATGGATTCTCTTTTTCAGATCCTTCATGCTTTTTGTTTGGTATCATTTAGTCAGCATGGCTAAAAGCCACTGTTAAACTTCCCTTCctagcctgaaaggcaggatgcctctgagtacctgctgcaggggagtaactgcaagagaaagggcatgccctcaactcctgcctgtggcttccagcggcatctggtgggccactgtgcaaaacaggatgctggactagatgggcattgggcctgatccagcagggctgatccagcagggctgttcttatgttcttatgtttcccacagtgaccagtCAGATGTTCCTTCTCAAAAAGCCTGGAGATTCAACGATAAAAAACCTGtagtttaaaatgtttaaatgataAAGAGATGCATTGGGAGGACATGTGCTGGGGGTGGTATCATCCAAATCATCATCATTTTTCTAAACAAGTGTTACAATATACTTCTGATTTAAAAATGCCACTTTCATTCTAGAGCAATGCCTAAGAATTATCAGCATATCCTGGCCTTGGCATTTGCTGTACAGGAGATTAATGAAAACCCTCAACTCTTACCAAATGTCACCTTGGGCTTCCACATCTATGACAGTTACTTCTCTCCAAAATGGACCTATCATGCCACAATGTTACTTATCTCCACTCCTGAGAGATTTGTTCCCAATTACAAATGTGATTGCCTGAATAACCTAATTGCAGTGATTGGGGGACTGGACCCTGAGATCTCCCTAAATGTGGCAACTGTCTTAGATATCTACAAGATTCCACAGGTAGGATATGGGCCTCTGTTTGTGACTATATGGGAGAAAGATAATTTAACACTTGATTGTGCTTCCTTTGCACTACCTGGTGTGTTTTTGTGATTTGTGCTTTGAACTTAATCAGATGGCCTTTATCATTCATGTGAATGTCAAACTGTGTCTAAGAAAGGTAGTCCTTATAGTTCATTAATAAATGAGAAAtaacgagccctttctcactgtttgtgagaagagggctagtggggaggaggccttaaaaagcttacccccccgcagacaatccagtTTTTCCCTTTTTGTgggggtggattgcccacccagatgaacAGACTGCAtttcaaagaaataaaataatcaagGAGGAGTTTCCTTGCCTAGTCAGACAACAGTATGAAACACTCCTTCTAGGAGTAGCACAGATAGAGTACATTTAATTATGAACAACAAATTGGCAAGAACTTAGTAGAGAAGTGGCCCATAGAAACTAGCAACTTGTAATCTTTTATACTTCAATACATCCTTATCTTGAGTTATGCAACTGAGCTCAGGTCCATTcactaaattattatttcttgtttacacagtcagacaggtgttattgactggtttgttttatccagacatcgagtccttcccaaggacctggcatggctgaattttattatcaatgttgttgctgttgttattatagagatcattgcagaatataggctgttcccagtaaagctgctttttgtaattggctgatggtgatttctgtggcccctatggtgttgaggtgctcttcaaggtcttttggaactgcacccagggcgccaattacgcctgggattattttggtctttttctgccacagcctttcaatttcaatttgtagatctttgtattttgtgattttttctattactttttcttctgttctgctatcccctggtattactatgtcgattattttgacttgtttttctttcttcttgactacagttatatctggtgtattgtgtgacagatgtttgtctctttgtagtcggaagtcccataatatttttacatcttcattttcttcaactttttcaattgtatggtcccaccaatttttggctacaggtagcttgtatttttttgcagatgttccagtgtatcatccctgctaccttgtcatgcctttgtttgtagtcagtctgtgagatcttcttacaacagctgattaggtggtccactgtttcatctgcttcttgacaaaggcggcacttgctgtttttggtggatttttcgacttttgctcttattgcatttgttcttagttcctgttcttgcgcagccagtattaaaccctctgtttctttcttcaagttgccattcttaagccattgccaggtcttggtgatgtctgattttccacttatattgtgcaaatattgaccatgcaggggcttatttctccatttttctgctcggttcttgacttgttctttcttgtaggcctgctttgtttcattggtgttgaatagttttgcgttattgaccatttgaagtgcatcttcttcactgtcctttatatattcttcatggcctcttttctcctccgccactgtttgatggacttgcagcattcctcttccacctgagctgcgagggaggtatagcctatctacatcactgtgggggtgcagagcatgattgatggtcatgattttcctggtcttacgatctagctctgcctgggtccagtcgattattcctgcagtgtatctgataacagctatagcccaggtttttatgacttgtatggtgttcccaccattgagtttggacttgaggatttttctaactctcctgatgtattcactcccaatttttcttttaacttcagtgtgtgcaatgttatcagcctggagaatgcccaagtatttgtaatgttctttctcttccaggttcttgatgttgtttccattgggcagttctgttccttctgtttttgttatttttcctctgttcattattaatgcagcacacttgtcaagTCCAAACTCcgttgctatatcgctactgaatatacggacagtgtttagcagtgattcgatttctgactgggactttccatacaacttcagatcgtccatgtacagcagatggtttatttgacttgatgttttagatgtttggtatctgaggcctgttttgtttattatttgtgaaagtggggtattattactattattatttgatttctgtaccgcccttccaaaaatggctcagggccgtttacacagagacataataaataaataagatggatccctgtccccaaagggctcacaatctaaaagaaacagacaatagataccagcaacagtcagacACAGATGTAGCACACCTGCATAACTAACGTTACCTTTACTTTTTATGTGGCAAAATCCACTCAAAGCGACTCAGTCCAGCTAGCAATGGATGTCTTTGTTTTGCACAAATATCCTTGCCCTATAGGGAAGGAGCAGCCCACTTGGTTGATTCATAGCAATCCACAGGATATGATTTTCAGTATATCTCCCCTGGCCCCACCACATGTTTTCAGAATCATCACAGCATGTAGGGGAGTCtccttggactacagctcccatcatttccagacaCAATGGTCAATAGAGacagatgatgagagttgtaatccaacttGTGCAGTAGGGatgaagttgtgcatccctggttTAGATGATGGAAATGTGAAGTAGAGCTGTatctcatcagcatactgatgacatttgtgggtggtggggtgggtagTAACTATTGGGGAGGGGTAGATAGAAACTATATTATTATCATGATGTAGCACAATAGTTCACAAAACCCATCTTCTGAAAATGACTTATCAATTTAGGAGCCGAACCACagtagcagagccccctccaatatgAAAGGCAATCCAGAAGAATATCATGGTTGGAGGCTCTGCATGTTATGGGGAGACAAATCAGCATCATAGGGCATGTCATCAGCCAAagtaatttcagttttaaaaggtaTGAGAAACTGGACTGCAATGCATCTAAATAAGCTGTACCATGCAGAGAAACCTGCAAGTTGGTAGTCAAAGCCCTTGAAAACACAATGGACAAGAAGTGAGCTTCACATGGGATCTCAGTTAATAGTTTTGTACCACTATTTCACTGCAAtgggtccaggggcgtagcaaggttggagtgggcccagagacgaaattttaaaatgcccccccccactcaaagtccagggcctccgcacaccccaggccccaaaggatttaagtctgatattccaaaataagtatgctgcctggaaatacatttcactgaatacacacacacacacgtcacaatatatagtgatatacattgagtactatacatttgttttacttttaatgcctagaacacactagaaagatgaatgattaaaatggccccctcgctgcagattagcaaaggagacttccaaccatgcagggtgagcctatgtttgttttcttagaattctgaacaaattcagtcaagttcaattccaggaggtttttcacaggaggcttttaaagccctttaacacacatctcctctggagtagaggtgctgcattcacatgttggccagatttaccctgaagtccctgcaagttattggggagcagttcacacacaagaaaaataaaataaaataaaagcacaagacatgcttcacagttctcactcagaccttctgggttgcaaaacaacttgaacataagtgcatttataaatgaatgaatgaataaaataaatataatactgtttcttccagaagtttttgtaattttctgccatgaaacaagccacttataggactttttagatagttttttttaagccaacaaattttccaagctgttttaaaataaatagtcagagacttctcagtcccaccccccatatcaaagacCTATgccaagcagatccctatatatccgggggggggggggggggcggaaaaggtaaccacaaaaaggagttcacactctacctggcaaatgctgggctgggttgggggcagcaaggggtcttctgctgcagagaacagtggtggccactctggctgcctcctccttcctggctggcttgggccctactggagttaggcttcacagaggcctacacagaggcctccgcggaagccctgcccacccgccgatcagctgagaggcgggagaaaaggagttctttgcagcttgtctgctgcttcgattcccggccaggagaacaagctggagagacggcgaacagggcaagtggctgaggggccttggggctgggcagggggcaatggggagtcatgtgaagtgcctctggggggcccctccaggtagtggggcccccagacaactgtctccccttgcccgatcgttgttacgcaccTGAATGGGTCCATCCTATAATATGCACTTGAGCACACACCTACAcccttttaatattgttttaaaaaaaaatccctctatTTTCTGGTATAGTAGGACAAATTAATTAGGATGGGAGTCATACGTCAAACAATATCTAGTGCAATTCTCTGTCAGCTGGGGGAAAATTGATGGCCATAGGCAAGCTCCTCTTCTCCCAGTCTTAGATCTTGTGTCTACAGCATAGGAATTATAAAGATAACTTAACTGACAGAGTCTCAAGAAAAACTGCTTGCAATATATCTGACATGCCGGCATACTTGGCATTGCTGCTGAATAAATGCTCTTATTAATTCATCTTCCTCGTTCCCTTCATATATCTCCACAGCTTATATATGGCTCTGCTCCAGTGATGAATTATAAAACTCCAGGCCTTTCCTTTTACCAGATGGCCCCTAAGGAAGCCCTTCAGTATAAAGGGATACTTTCTTTATTACTGCATTTTGAGTGGACATGGATTGGGGTCCTTACTATGGATACTGACAATGGTGAAAGGTTTGTGCAAACAGTACTTCCAGTGTTCTCCAGGAGAGGCATTTGTTTTGCCTTCATAGAAAAAATCTTCAAAGCAAGTTACATAACTCAAGTTATGGGTGTGCTAAACCAGGGGGCAAAAATACATGATAAAGTAATGAAGAGCAAAGCCAATGTAGTGGTGGTTTATGGAGAATCTTATTCCGTGGCATTTTTAAGATGGCTTCCATATTTATCAGAACTAGAACATCTGACTCTGAAAGGTATTGTTTGGATAGGAACAACTCAGATTGAACTCACTTCATTTGTCTATCAAAGGACATGGGGTACAGACATGTTCGATGGTACAATATCCTTTAGAATTCACTCCAATGATCTACTAGGATTTCACCTATTTGTGAGGAACAGAAACCCATCCAGCTCCAAAGACGATGGTTTTATCTGGGACTTCTGGCAACAGGCCTTTGGCTGTGTATTCCCAAATGCAGATCTGGGCAAAGTGGAAGGAGATATTTGTACAGGCGAAGAGAAGCTGGATCACCTTCCTGCAACTTTTTTTGAAATGAGCATGACTGGTCACAGCTATATTATCTATAATGCTGTCTATGCCTTGGCCCATGCTTTACATGATCTGTCATGTAGCCTCAAACACAGGGCAATGGTGATGGAAGGAAGATTGGGTCTTCAAAAACAACAATTCTGGGAGGTAATGGCTATACATCTTCATGGGCAAAGCATTGTATTTTGGATGTAGTATCTCTCCCGATGTTCTCCTTGCACTTGCATTTTCATATTCTTTTCAGTCCACATCAGCTGGAAATGATAGAATATTGTCATGCTGCCCATATTTCAATCAGGCTTATTTCACTTAAAAGAAAAGCTTGATAAACTGATTATTGGCAGAGTGTGCAATAATATGTTCTGCTAATTATCTCAGTTTCCCCTTCTGCATGTTCTGGGTCCATAAGAAGGAAGACTtcttgttgcagagtaattacttatcttgTATAAGTGAAGCcaattttaactgagaaacaagagtttgatacttattactaactaaaacataggatAAAAACCCCCAAAGAACAGCCTAACAGTCTCTTACGCAGAGAGacagaacctctcagtttgaaattcaggACATCAAGCAAGAAAGCTAAACTGACttagacagaacaacaacaacaacttatataccacattacaacaaaagtttccaaagtagtttacatagagaaataataaataaataagatggctctctgtcaccaaagggctcacaatctaaaaagaaatataagacagacaccagcaacagtcactggaagtacacgACCCCCAAGCCTGAACACAGAGACATATACATagactgcattcacatgtaacgcaaaACTGCGGGTCAAATGGAGCTGCGGCTCCACTCACCATGCcatcctgctctcctgtccaaatctgGACATAACAGAAAGCAAGCTCTCTACAGTCAGGAAGACTGCAGTGaggtggctgtgtgggcttccttcttgtatGAAGGACAGcctcacagccaatcacagctggagagagggaggagcttcctccctcaactctggttacagggaacacagTCTGCAGTTCCACGTTCACCCATAATGCGGGCTCCATtaaaccttgggttggggtggtgaaactcactacaacctgagagtacaaattggagtctggagagtgaaacctcaggtcactctcCATGTGGAACTGGGGTTTGGACAGGGTGTCCTGCATTTGGatgcacaggtttggcaacccctggccccttcaactccagtttcatgttacatgcaaatgcatgcTGTGGTCCAAAACAGAGGCAATGTCTATTGAAAATCTCAAAACTTCCTACATCATTCTTATACCATCAGATCCTAGAAGTGGTCAACACATCATTCTGCTCATACCATTAGATCTTTATCTGAAAGAGTCAGCCACAAGAGTTTATAAATGTTTATATTCTCCTTTTCTGTCTAGCTCCATCACAATCTGAGAAGTGTTTCATTTAACAACAGTGCTGGGGATAAGGTTTCATTTGACCAAAATTTGGAATTAGTAGCTGGTTTTGATATTATCAACTGGATTGTTTCCTCAAACCAATCTGTTAATGCAGTCAAAGTTGGCAGGATGGATCCTCTTGTTCCTCCAGACCAAGCATTCACTATCAATGAAGATTCTATAATATGGCACAGCTGGTTTAACCAAGTAAGTCCAATTGTCAGTAACTTCAAAACTCTCTCAGTTCTAAATGAGGAACTGTTTCAATTGGCG
Coding sequences within it:
- the LOC128330992 gene encoding vomeronasal type-2 receptor 26-like, with protein sequence MPKNYQHILALAFAVQEINENPQLLPNVTLGFHIYDSYFSPKWTYHATMLLISTPERFVPNYKCDCLNNLIAVIGGLDPEISLNVATVLDIYKIPQLIYGSAPVMNYKTPGLSFYQMAPKEALQYKGILSLLLHFEWTWIGVLTMDTDNGERFVQTVLPVFSRRGICFAFIEKIFKASYITQVMGVLNQGAKIHDKVMKSKANVVVVYGESYSVAFLRWLPYLSELEHLTLKGIVWIGTTQIELTSFVYQRTWGTDMFDGTISFRIHSNDLLGFHLFVRNRNPSSSKDDGFIWDFWQQAFGCVFPNADLGKVEGDICTGEEKLDHLPATFFEMSMTGHSYIIYNAVYALAHALHDLSCSLKHRAMVMEGRLGLQKQQFWELHHNLRSVSFNNSAGDKVSFDQNLELVAGFDIINWIVSSNQSVNAVKVGRMDPLVPPDQAFTINEDSIIWHSWFNQTRPISVCSESCHPGTSKKIKEGEPFCCYDCISCPEGKISSVKDMNDCDKCTDENYPNKNRDFCIPKDISFLSYEEPLGISLASSSLFLFLITAVVLGIFMRHHNTPIVKANNRNLTYGLLASLLLCFLCTLLFIGHPEKVTCLLRQTAFGIIFSVAVSCVLAKTITVVLAFIATKPGSKMRKCVGKSLANTTVISCSLIQAGICAVWMATSPSFPDVDLYSTVGEIVLECNEGSVTLFYCVLGYMGLLAIASFIVAFIARKLPDCFNEAKFITFSMLVFCSVWLSFVPTYVSSKGKGMVLVEIFSILASSAMLLGCIFFPKCYIIMLRPELNNREQLMRRKP